The sequence AGTCTCTCAAGGAATTTGGCCTCGGTGAGATCTCCTTGGATTTTCAGTAAAGTCATAATAAGGACCTCCTGCTGAGTTTTTTTGTAGCCCATCCCTTATAGGGTGGGTATGCCACTGCTCAATAGTTGTAGCCCATCCCTTTAGGGTGGGTATGCCATTGATTAATATGCAAAATATGGGTATAGTACTGGAATTATCATAAATAGTATTACCATTATTGTAACCATCGTTAATAATATTTCCGTTTTTTTGTTCTTAACTCCCTGTTTTTCATAGTTATAATAAGAATAACCTAAAAAAGCCACTGATAGTATTGCAAAAAGTGGTCTATAGGGTGTTAGTACTGTTCCTATTGTCATAGCTAATCCACTCGCCCCGAGGGATATCAAAATGATTGGTCCCATTCAACAAACAAAGGCGAAAAAAGAACTAAACACAGATAAAAAAGCAGTAATTTTCCCTTTCATTTCTTCTCCTCCTTTTGACATAATACAAGATATAAACTATAGTAATTTTAAGATAATATATATTTTTAGCTTGGGGGAATTTAAAATGATTATAATGCAAGCAAATGGTATAGATAAGTATTACAGTGGCACTCCAATTCTACTAGATGTTAGTCTTCAACTTCTAGCAGGTGAAAAAGTTGCTTTAGTTGGAGTAAATGGAAGTGGCAAAACCACTTTATTTAATATTTTAAATGGTACCTTAGATTACGATAAAGGTCAAATTTTCCTAGGTAAAGAGGTTAATCTAGGCCTTCAAAAACAATCCCAGGACTTAAATCCTGACCACAATCCAGTGGAGGAATTAACTACAGTGTTTCGTCACCTTCTTAGTAAAGAGGAAAACATTAGAGAATTAGAGTTAGAAATGGCATCTGAACAGGGTGATAAATTAGAAAAGCTGTTGGAACGTTATAGTGTTCTTACCCACGAATTTGAGGAAGCTGGTGGATATAGATTTAAAAGTGATATCTTAGGAGTCCTTAGGGGTTTAGGATTTTCCCAGGAACAGTTTACACAAAAAATAAGTACTTTTAGTGGTGGACAACAATCTAGAATATCTTTAGGTAAGTTACTGTTATCAAAACCCGAATTATTGTTCTTAGATGAGCCTACAAACCACTTGGATATAGATGGTGTTCAGTGGTTAGAAGGATTTCTTAAAGACTATAATGGAGCGGTTTTTGTTATTTCCCATGATAGACAATTCCTAGACAATGTTGTTAGCAAAACATATGAACTGGAAAATAGCAAAATAAAGGTGTATCAAGGCAACTATACTTTTTATGCTAAGGAAAAGAAAAAACTCAAAGAACAGATGCTAAAGGAATATGAAAAACAACAAGACTACATTGAAAAAACAGAAGATTTTATTCGTAGAAATATTGCTGGCCAGAAAACTAAGCTTGCCCAAAGCAGAAGAAAAACACTGGAAAAACTTGAGAGGGTAGATGTTTCACCAGAACTCAAATCCGCCACCTTTGAGTTTGATTTGGCAAGTCAAAGTGGGAGATTTGTAGTAACTTCAAAAGAAGTGAGATATAGCTATGGCAGTGATGAAATACTAAAAGGTTCATCTTTTGTTATTGAGCGTGGTGAGAGGGTATCTTTAGTGGGCCCAAATGGCTGCGGGAAATCAACCCTTTTAAATTTAATTGCTGGTCTGTTGCCCTTACAAGAAGGCGAATTATTTTTAGGGCACAATGTACAGGTAAGTTATTTTAGTCAGCAACGAAACGATCTAAATGAAAACAATGATCTAATGGAGGAAATTTGGGAAGTGAAACCCCAGTGGACTCAAGGAAATATCAGGTCATATTTAGCAAGATTTTTATTTACTCAAGACGACGTTTTCAAAAGGGTAAGCTCATTAAGTGGTGGGGAACAAAGTAGGCTAGCACTGGCAAAACTAATACTTAACAAAGGTAACTTCTTAATACTAGATGAACCTACAAATCATTTAGATATTGACTCAAAGGAAGTTCTCGAAGATGCCCTTTTAGAGTATCCTGGTACTATTCTTGTGGTTTCCCACGACAGATACTTTCTAAATAAGATCACTGACAAAACCATTGAATTAAAGGAAGGCTTAACAACAGTATTTTTAGGAAACTACGGTTATTATATAGAAAAACTCCAAGAGTTACAGCAACAAAAGCAAGATAAAGCTGAGGAATTAAAAACAGAAATTAAACCTAATAAACCTAAGCTTTCCAACAACAAGGAAAAATCTCTTAAAAAGAAATTAGATGAAATTCAGCAAGAAATAGAAAAAACAGAGCAACTCATAACTGAATATGAAGAGTTACTCTGTTCCCCTGACATTTTTAATGATCATGATAAAAATTTAGAAGTTACTGAAAAATATAAACAAGCAAAAGAACTGTTAGACCAGCTTTATTCTAACTGGGAAGAAGTTGAATCTGAGTTGTCAATACAAAACATATAAAGTATTGGCAGTGCTAAAAATAGCATGGCTGTGGCTGCAGCTACTATCCCTGAGTCATTTAAAAACAGTGCTGCCAAA comes from Alkalicella caledoniensis and encodes:
- a CDS encoding ABC-F family ATP-binding cassette domain-containing protein; the encoded protein is MIIMQANGIDKYYSGTPILLDVSLQLLAGEKVALVGVNGSGKTTLFNILNGTLDYDKGQIFLGKEVNLGLQKQSQDLNPDHNPVEELTTVFRHLLSKEENIRELELEMASEQGDKLEKLLERYSVLTHEFEEAGGYRFKSDILGVLRGLGFSQEQFTQKISTFSGGQQSRISLGKLLLSKPELLFLDEPTNHLDIDGVQWLEGFLKDYNGAVFVISHDRQFLDNVVSKTYELENSKIKVYQGNYTFYAKEKKKLKEQMLKEYEKQQDYIEKTEDFIRRNIAGQKTKLAQSRRKTLEKLERVDVSPELKSATFEFDLASQSGRFVVTSKEVRYSYGSDEILKGSSFVIERGERVSLVGPNGCGKSTLLNLIAGLLPLQEGELFLGHNVQVSYFSQQRNDLNENNDLMEEIWEVKPQWTQGNIRSYLARFLFTQDDVFKRVSSLSGGEQSRLALAKLILNKGNFLILDEPTNHLDIDSKEVLEDALLEYPGTILVVSHDRYFLNKITDKTIELKEGLTTVFLGNYGYYIEKLQELQQQKQDKAEELKTEIKPNKPKLSNNKEKSLKKKLDEIQQEIEKTEQLITEYEELLCSPDIFNDHDKNLEVTEKYKQAKELLDQLYSNWEEVESELSIQNI